The Polaribacter tangerinus genome has a segment encoding these proteins:
- a CDS encoding zinc-dependent metalloprotease, protein MKKSLFFLLLFYVSLNTFSQFFIDKNINKLQKGITKFQGYFTFYYDENTDKIFLQVEKLNSEFLYVNALSEGVGSNDIGLDRGQLGGGAVVFFKKAGNKLLLIQPNLNYRAITNNTLEKQSVKEAFAKSVLHGFVIKEEKSGIFLVDASSFLMRDAHGVSTTLSRKGQGNYNLDFSRSAFNLERTKAFPKNVEFDVMLTFKGSPKGYSIRSVTPNANLLTVHQHHSFVALPDTNYKPRKFDTRSGGYAMSYLDYASPVNESIKKQFIYRHRLEKKNPSTKVSEPIKPIIYYLDNGTPEPVRTALLEGGSWWNQAFEAAGYKNAFQIKMLPEGADPLDVRYNVVQWVHRSTRGWSYGGSISDPRTGEIIKGHVSLGSLRIRQDFLIAQALEAPYKNNKVNDTHALEMAIARIRQLSAHEIGHTLGFAHNFAASTNGRSSVMDYPHPKFRLKSDGTIDFSDAYDTKIGEWDKVIVQYFYQDFPEDINEDKALNTILEEATRKGLKYLSDQDARSQGSASSAAHLWDNGANIHDELYSVLKIRKNAIANFSTDNIKDNEPYSVLEDVFVPLYFFHRYQTEATTKLIGGLDYSYAVKGGNQTVVKRISGTTERVALQAVLQTLQLDEIAIPKDKLSLFPPRAIGYGRTRESFKSNLGVEFDAFGAVETAAEMTLDLLLHPQRMSRLVNHKSLQKSQLGLEELIDELVAKTLKKQHKDTYYQELQHVINVKVLEQLFYLANNKQQYYQVNAIIRAKLENIKLFLKNTTKTGIQKVYNVSLIKMIDDFEKNPASFQKNKAPQIPDGSPIGSY, encoded by the coding sequence ATGAAAAAATCGCTTTTTTTCCTACTACTATTTTATGTTTCGTTAAACACTTTTTCTCAATTTTTTATTGATAAGAATATAAATAAACTCCAAAAGGGAATTACAAAATTTCAGGGATATTTTACTTTTTATTACGATGAAAATACAGATAAAATATTTTTGCAAGTTGAAAAATTAAATTCAGAGTTTTTATATGTAAATGCTTTATCTGAAGGTGTTGGCTCTAATGATATTGGCCTAGATAGAGGTCAGCTAGGCGGCGGAGCAGTGGTGTTTTTTAAGAAAGCTGGAAACAAGTTACTGTTAATTCAGCCAAATTTAAACTACAGAGCAATTACAAACAATACCCTAGAGAAACAGTCTGTAAAAGAAGCTTTTGCAAAATCTGTTCTTCATGGCTTTGTAATTAAAGAAGAAAAAAGCGGCATTTTTTTAGTAGATGCTAGCTCTTTTTTAATGAGAGATGCCCATGGCGTTTCTACTACTTTATCTAGAAAAGGACAGGGTAATTACAATTTAGATTTTTCTAGGTCTGCTTTTAATCTAGAGCGAACCAAAGCATTTCCTAAAAATGTTGAGTTTGATGTAATGCTAACTTTTAAAGGAAGTCCGAAAGGATATAGTATAAGAAGTGTAACGCCCAACGCCAACCTTTTAACTGTTCATCAACATCACTCTTTTGTGGCACTACCAGATACGAATTACAAACCTAGAAAATTCGATACTCGGTCTGGTGGTTATGCAATGTCTTATTTAGATTATGCCTCTCCTGTAAATGAATCTATAAAAAAGCAATTTATTTATAGACATAGGTTAGAAAAAAAGAACCCGAGTACCAAGGTTTCTGAACCTATAAAACCAATTATTTATTATTTAGATAATGGAACACCCGAGCCTGTTAGAACGGCACTTTTAGAGGGAGGAAGTTGGTGGAACCAAGCATTTGAGGCTGCAGGATATAAAAATGCTTTTCAGATTAAAATGTTACCAGAAGGCGCAGACCCTTTAGATGTAAGATATAACGTAGTGCAATGGGTTCACAGATCTACAAGAGGTTGGAGTTATGGTGGGAGCATTTCAGACCCTCGAACTGGAGAGATTATAAAAGGCCACGTAAGTTTGGGAAGTTTAAGAATTCGTCAAGATTTTCTTATAGCACAGGCACTAGAAGCGCCTTACAAAAATAATAAGGTTAACGATACTCATGCGTTGGAAATGGCAATAGCTAGAATAAGGCAACTATCTGCCCATGAAATCGGACATACTTTAGGTTTTGCTCATAATTTTGCAGCAAGCACAAACGGAAGAAGTTCGGTAATGGATTACCCGCATCCGAAATTTAGGTTAAAAAGTGATGGAACTATAGATTTTTCTGATGCTTACGATACTAAGATTGGAGAATGGGATAAAGTTATTGTTCAGTATTTTTATCAAGATTTCCCTGAGGATATCAACGAAGACAAAGCACTTAACACTATTTTAGAAGAAGCTACTCGAAAAGGATTAAAATACTTGTCGGACCAAGATGCTAGATCACAAGGAAGTGCAAGTTCAGCAGCTCACTTATGGGATAACGGAGCTAATATTCACGATGAGTTATATTCGGTTTTAAAAATCAGAAAAAATGCAATTGCTAATTTTTCAACAGACAATATTAAAGATAATGAACCTTACAGTGTTTTAGAGGATGTTTTTGTTCCTCTATATTTTTTCCACAGATACCAAACAGAGGCAACTACAAAATTAATTGGTGGTTTAGATTACTCTTATGCTGTAAAAGGAGGAAATCAAACAGTTGTTAAACGCATTTCTGGAACTACAGAACGTGTTGCTTTACAAGCAGTTTTGCAAACGTTACAATTAGATGAAATAGCCATACCTAAAGATAAACTTTCTTTATTTCCACCAAGAGCTATTGGGTATGGAAGAACAAGAGAATCTTTTAAAAGTAATTTAGGAGTAGAATTTGATGCTTTTGGAGCTGTAGAAACTGCTGCTGAAATGACTTTAGACTTATTGTTGCACCCACAAAGAATGTCGAGACTTGTAAATCATAAAAGTTTGCAGAAAAGTCAGTTAGGATTAGAAGAGTTAATAGACGAATTAGTTGCAAAAACTTTAAAAAAGCAACATAAAGACACCTATTATCAGGAGTTGCAGCATGTAATAAATGTTAAAGTGCTAGAGCAGTTGTTTTACTTAGCTAATAATAAACAACAATATTACCAGGTAAATGCTATTATAAGAGCTAAACTAGAAAATATTAAGTTGTTTCTAAAAAACACCACAAAAACGGGCATTCAGAAAGTATATAATGTTTCTTTAATAAAGATGATTGATGATTTTGAGAAAAACCCAGCTAGCTTTCAAAAGAATAAAGCACCACAAATACCAGATGGTTCGCCAATTGGTAGTTATTAA